Proteins encoded together in one Nostoc sp. PCC 7524 window:
- a CDS encoding urease accessory protein UreH domain-containing protein, giving the protein MFDLFLITILGFLGSFGHCFGMCGPLTVAFSLSHQQSTPQKTSSAGVSTLEKPATTWQQQLIFHVLLNLGRMLSYALVGAGIGALGSVLLQGGQLAGVGSDLRRVMAIITGVMLIWFGLGQITPHLLPRIPLLHPLLQGGLHNRLSTAMVKLSLHQRWWTPILLGMTWGLMPCGFLYAAQIKAAETGSLWLGTATMLAFGLGTLPTMLGVGVSTALVSQDRRSQLFRLGGWVTLSIGAITLLRTGDTMVDYTGHAALFCLMMALIARPISKLWASPLRYRRALGVGAFVLAVVHTTHMIEHSLQWNFAAFWFLPPEFQLGMTAGALGLILMTPAALTSWESWQKSWGKRWRQIHLLSVPALLLSVIHAVLIGSHYLGSLQLTWGNKLAVVLLGIVTVGVFLVRMRCFWSKLTVEKFYVPPSKSQ; this is encoded by the coding sequence ATGTTCGATTTATTTTTAATTACAATTTTGGGATTTTTGGGTAGCTTTGGGCATTGTTTCGGGATGTGCGGGCCACTAACGGTGGCATTTTCTCTGTCTCATCAGCAATCAACCCCACAGAAAACATCCTCAGCAGGTGTATCAACTTTAGAAAAACCTGCCACTACTTGGCAACAGCAATTAATATTCCATGTCTTATTAAATTTGGGACGGATGCTGAGTTATGCCTTAGTCGGGGCTGGCATTGGGGCGCTGGGTTCGGTACTGTTACAAGGTGGACAGTTGGCGGGTGTGGGTAGCGACTTGCGGCGTGTAATGGCAATTATTACTGGTGTGATGCTGATTTGGTTCGGTTTAGGACAAATTACACCCCATTTACTACCTCGCATTCCTTTGCTACATCCCCTATTACAAGGCGGGTTACATAATCGCCTCAGTACCGCAATGGTGAAGTTGTCCTTACATCAGCGATGGTGGACACCCATACTATTGGGTATGACTTGGGGTTTAATGCCTTGTGGTTTTTTGTATGCTGCCCAAATTAAAGCGGCGGAGACTGGTAGTTTATGGCTGGGTACGGCGACTATGCTGGCATTTGGTTTAGGCACACTCCCCACAATGTTAGGTGTCGGTGTGTCTACGGCTTTGGTGAGTCAAGACAGGCGTAGTCAGTTATTTCGCCTAGGTGGTTGGGTGACACTGAGTATTGGCGCAATTACTTTGCTGCGGACTGGTGACACAATGGTAGATTATACCGGACACGCTGCTTTGTTCTGTTTGATGATGGCGTTAATTGCTCGTCCCATTAGTAAATTGTGGGCATCACCTTTACGTTATCGCCGTGCTTTGGGGGTGGGGGCGTTTGTCTTGGCTGTGGTGCATACCACCCACATGATTGAACATTCATTGCAATGGAATTTTGCTGCTTTTTGGTTTTTACCGCCAGAATTTCAACTGGGAATGACTGCCGGTGCGCTAGGATTAATATTAATGACCCCCGCAGCTTTAACAAGTTGGGAATCGTGGCAAAAATCTTGGGGTAAACGCTGGCGACAGATTCATTTATTAAGTGTGCCGGCTTTACTGTTGAGTGTGATTCATGCGGTGTTGATTGGTTCCCATTATTTGGGTTCTTTACAATTGACTTGGGGAAATAAGTTAGCGGTTGTGTTACTGGGAATAGTCACCGTTGGAGTTTTTCTAGTACGAATGCGCTGTTTTTGGTCAAAGTTAACTGTAGAAAAGTTTTATGTTCCCCCAAGTAAATCACAGTAA
- a CDS encoding M20/M25/M40 family metallo-hydrolase, translating to MKKRIWLALLVLVAIVIVGGRGSTFFEQRPSPEIVESVPVVTPQPQPEFQEVNNAPQVSIDRLLTHIEKLNFQRYTATERSRTRIYIINELRKLGWRPKLEKFSDGVNIFAERAGTDTKGGAILVAAHYDTVAESPGADDNASGVAVLLEIARVFRSLPTPQTLQLAFFDQEEAGLLGSKAFVTEEKRLQNLRGVIVMDMVGYACYTTGCQKYPTGLPVTPPSDKGDFLVAVGDTENLHLLNAFENSDTANLPDVLKLPIPLKGLLTPDTLRSDHAPFWYQGVGAVLVTDTANLRTPHYHQPSDTPQNIERSFFAGSAQIVINATNKLLRQ from the coding sequence ATGAAAAAAAGGATTTGGCTGGCGCTGTTGGTGCTAGTGGCAATCGTAATAGTGGGTGGTAGAGGTAGCACATTTTTTGAGCAGCGTCCCTCACCAGAAATTGTTGAGAGTGTACCAGTAGTCACACCACAACCACAGCCTGAGTTTCAGGAAGTTAACAATGCTCCGCAAGTATCGATTGATAGATTATTAACTCATATTGAAAAGTTAAATTTTCAACGCTACACAGCAACTGAGCGATCGCGTACCCGAATCTATATTATCAATGAATTGCGAAAACTAGGTTGGCGACCAAAATTAGAAAAATTTTCTGATGGTGTAAATATCTTTGCTGAACGCGCCGGAACTGACACTAAAGGCGGCGCAATTTTAGTTGCAGCCCATTATGATACTGTTGCCGAATCTCCTGGTGCTGATGATAATGCCAGTGGTGTAGCTGTTTTACTAGAAATAGCGCGAGTTTTTCGTTCTCTCCCCACACCTCAAACATTACAATTGGCCTTTTTTGATCAAGAAGAAGCCGGATTACTTGGTAGTAAGGCGTTTGTTACTGAAGAAAAACGCTTGCAAAACCTACGTGGTGTCATTGTTATGGATATGGTAGGTTACGCTTGCTACACAACAGGCTGTCAAAAATACCCGACGGGTTTACCTGTGACTCCACCCAGCGACAAGGGTGATTTTTTAGTAGCTGTGGGTGATACAGAAAATTTACATTTACTCAATGCCTTTGAGAATTCAGATACAGCTAATTTGCCAGATGTTTTAAAGTTACCTATTCCCCTCAAAGGCTTGCTGACACCTGACACTCTCCGCAGTGATCATGCGCCTTTTTGGTATCAAGGAGTAGGCGCTGTTTTAGTCACAGACACAGCCAATCTCCGTACACCCCACTACCATCAACCTAGTGATACACCGCAAAATATCGAGCGATCGTTTTTTGCTGGTTCTGCACAGATTGTAATCAATGCGACTAATAAGTTGTTAAGGCAATAG
- a CDS encoding DUF4231 domain-containing protein has protein sequence MTTSEFTSIDNQSPNTNYNGGTNLFSSGEQKRLLTLKIIENLLLAILFIAVIFVLVFSKYENFTTYGIISLSLVGFVFIINRQVFQDSKKLVNQHEFNKKAELYTYLLSNNSGQYSNFTPIKAKALQYSQELIDDYKRTRNLSRTIYYILQITTVVFSGITPILVLVDKIESGQAWLRWLPVICPAIASIMASIVTSFPFQKNWITANTAVELLEAEQEKFILGVTPPYRCYDASDEIQQQQKASQALEYFIVQVNNIHLQQVQQTSETQSEKKESAQSNESHSEPSS, from the coding sequence ATGACTACATCTGAATTTACCAGTATTGATAATCAATCCCCAAACACTAATTATAACGGCGGAACGAATTTATTCTCTTCAGGAGAGCAAAAAAGATTATTGACACTGAAGATAATTGAGAATTTATTGTTAGCTATCCTATTCATAGCTGTGATTTTTGTGCTTGTGTTTTCCAAATATGAGAATTTTACCACTTATGGCATCATCTCTCTGAGTTTGGTAGGTTTTGTATTTATTATCAATAGGCAAGTTTTTCAAGACTCAAAAAAGTTAGTTAATCAACATGAATTTAACAAAAAAGCTGAACTATATACTTATCTCTTGAGTAATAATTCTGGACAATACAGTAATTTTACCCCTATCAAAGCAAAAGCTTTACAGTACAGCCAAGAGTTAATTGATGACTATAAACGGACTCGGAATTTATCGAGAACTATTTACTATATTCTGCAAATTACGACTGTTGTGTTTTCGGGCATCACACCTATTTTAGTGTTGGTAGATAAAATAGAATCGGGGCAAGCATGGTTAAGGTGGTTGCCTGTTATCTGTCCAGCTATTGCTTCCATTATGGCAAGCATAGTGACATCTTTTCCTTTTCAAAAGAATTGGATTACTGCTAACACAGCCGTTGAACTGTTAGAAGCCGAACAAGAAAAATTTATTTTGGGAGTCACTCCACCTTATCGTTGCTATGATGCGTCTGATGAAATCCAACAGCAACAAAAGGCAAGCCAAGCATTAGAATACTTTATTGTGCAAGTAAATAATATTCATTTGCAACAAGTGCAACAGACTAGCGAGACGCAATCAGAGAAAAAAGAATCTGCCCAATCTAACGAATCACACTCAGAACCGAGTTCTTAA
- a CDS encoding WD40 repeat domain-containing protein: MDTFNQRNLQNLVSVQILKGHCSKVLAVDFSHDGQMLASASDDKTIKIWSLLTNQEHCTLKGHGESSWFGSVNTVAFSPNSKTLASGSDDKTIKLWDVQTVQEIHTFTGHEEKVYSVAFSPDGKILASGSQDKTVKLWSLEKRKEIASFHGFTDDVLSVVFSPDGKILAGGSKDKNIKILYLTKQQVQTIKTDDDWFANINSLAFSPDGKILVSGSQNKKIKLWDMNTGAEIRTLIGHENDVCSVAFHPNGKILASGSKDKTVKLWQVVNGKEICTYQGADDAVYTVAFSPDGQQLAAGSGDKKMILYSCLDMS; encoded by the coding sequence ATGGACACTTTTAACCAAAGAAATCTCCAAAATTTAGTATCTGTCCAAATTCTCAAAGGTCATTGTAGTAAAGTTCTGGCTGTTGACTTTAGTCATGATGGACAGATGTTAGCAAGTGCTAGTGATGATAAAACTATTAAAATATGGAGTTTGTTAACTAATCAGGAGCATTGCACTTTGAAGGGACATGGTGAATCTTCATGGTTTGGCAGTGTGAATACAGTAGCTTTTAGCCCAAATAGCAAAACTTTGGCTAGTGGGAGTGATGACAAAACTATTAAGTTATGGGACGTGCAAACAGTCCAAGAAATTCATACTTTTACAGGACATGAAGAAAAAGTCTACTCTGTTGCTTTCAGCCCAGATGGAAAAATTTTAGCTAGTGGAAGTCAAGATAAAACTGTTAAGCTTTGGTCATTAGAAAAACGCAAAGAAATAGCATCTTTTCATGGGTTTACTGATGATGTATTATCTGTTGTCTTTAGTCCAGATGGTAAGATTTTAGCTGGCGGTAGTAAAGATAAGAATATTAAAATTTTGTATTTAACTAAGCAACAAGTCCAAACAATTAAAACAGACGATGATTGGTTTGCCAATATTAACTCCCTGGCTTTTAGTCCAGATGGGAAAATCTTAGTTAGTGGCAGTCAGAATAAGAAAATTAAGTTATGGGATATGAATACGGGTGCAGAAATTCGGACATTAATAGGCCATGAAAATGATGTTTGTTCTGTAGCTTTTCATCCCAATGGCAAGATATTAGCTAGTGGCAGTAAAGATAAGACTGTCAAGTTATGGCAGGTAGTAAATGGTAAAGAAATTTGTACTTATCAAGGGGCTGATGATGCAGTCTATACTGTAGCTTTCAGTCCAGATGGTCAGCAATTAGCTGCTGGTAGTGGAGATAAAAAGATGATACTGTACTCTTGTTTGGATATGTCCTAA
- the trpA gene encoding tryptophan synthase subunit alpha: MTAISDRFQTLKRNQECALIPFITAGDPDLETTAAALKILDSSGADLIELGVPYSDPLADGPVIQAAATRALQRGTKLEGVLEMLQAITPNLQAPIILFTYYNPILHRGIDKFLEQIAAAGVSGLVVPDLPLEEAGGLLKPASEIGIDLTLLIAPTSSSERIETIARSSQGFIYLVSVTGVTGMRSQMETRVSDLLQKIRSVTDKPIGVGFGISQPEQARQVKAWGADAAIVGSAFVKRLAEGTPEEGLSAIAQFSQSLKATIKTS, translated from the coding sequence ATGACCGCTATTTCCGATCGCTTTCAAACCCTCAAGCGGAATCAAGAGTGCGCTCTGATTCCGTTTATTACTGCTGGTGATCCAGATTTAGAAACTACAGCCGCAGCGTTGAAGATTTTAGACTCTAGTGGGGCTGACTTGATTGAATTGGGTGTTCCCTACTCTGATCCTCTCGCCGATGGGCCAGTGATTCAAGCGGCTGCTACCCGCGCTTTACAACGGGGAACAAAACTAGAGGGTGTACTGGAAATGTTGCAAGCCATTACTCCCAATTTACAAGCACCCATTATTTTATTTACTTATTACAATCCCATTCTGCACCGGGGCATTGACAAATTTTTAGAGCAAATTGCTGCGGCTGGGGTATCTGGCTTGGTGGTTCCTGATTTACCCCTAGAAGAAGCAGGCGGACTACTCAAACCAGCTAGTGAAATTGGTATTGACTTGACACTATTAATTGCGCCTACCAGTTCATCTGAGAGGATAGAAACCATTGCTCGCTCCTCCCAAGGATTTATCTATTTGGTCAGTGTAACTGGTGTGACAGGGATGCGATCGCAAATGGAAACACGGGTATCTGATTTATTACAGAAAATTCGCTCTGTTACAGATAAACCCATTGGTGTCGGTTTTGGCATTTCCCAACCAGAACAAGCACGTCAAGTCAAAGCATGGGGAGCAGATGCAGCCATTGTGGGTAGTGCCTTTGTGAAACGATTAGCCGAAGGTACACCCGAAGAAGGACTAAGTGCGATCGCTCAATTTAGTCAAAGTCTCAAAGCAACCATCAAGACATCTTGA
- a CDS encoding DUF3007 family protein, with protein MRRIDAIGIGLGVFIAGGLVYLGLQLVGLDSQQAGIWSQAFLVIGLIAWLATYALRAMGKQMTYHQQREDYEQAFFQKRLDELSPEELARIQAEIEQEQQEKGARG; from the coding sequence TGATGCTATCGGAATTGGCTTAGGAGTTTTTATTGCTGGTGGCTTGGTATATTTGGGGTTACAGCTAGTAGGTTTAGATAGTCAACAAGCTGGTATATGGAGCCAAGCCTTCCTAGTGATTGGGTTGATTGCTTGGTTAGCCACCTATGCTTTACGTGCGATGGGAAAACAAATGACCTACCATCAGCAACGAGAAGATTACGAACAAGCCTTTTTCCAAAAACGCCTGGACGAACTTTCTCCCGAAGAATTAGCGAGAATTCAAGCGGAGATTGAGCAGGAGCAACAGGAAAAAGGGGCGAGAGGCTAG
- a CDS encoding serine/threonine protein kinase: protein MIGKLLDHRYQVVRVLATGGFGQTYIAQDTRRPGNPICVVKHLQPASSDPRVFETAKRLFNSEAETLERLGHHDQIPRLLAYFDENQEFYLVQEYIEGHTLTEELISGKRWSDSQVIQLLQEVLTVLEFVHQQGVIHRDIKPDNIIRRTSDNKLVLVDFGAVKQLRTPMVMVGGQPTATVAIGTPGYMPTEQGQGKPRPNSDIYSLGIIAIQALTGLTAAELQEDPNTGEILWQHLVNVNYRLAEVLTKMVRYHFKDRYQTATEALQACQNVINPVAVSVSSTAQKSINTSKYEPTTLPSRLSRQQTLAVAPANPPSVQPSRPNSEKSDPWPLLIGVLLAGGAAALVANFYPNVKNFAGNFLGNNAASADKCLAVVAGNSNIRSEPSSINSDNVLKTIGENSKFEVTGTRTKRGWVEIKLNSSRLAWAHSDVIINNQEWISCLRDRGIALKTVDDSTLIAARPVPQAKPQFDNPMVSPSAPEDAPSPTPTPSQEKSTEIVAKARQKYESGDLIGAIATLRSIPQNASAGIKETAAMINQWQEDWAKADALFNDINQAIDNGQWDKVLDYKNHPEKLPNIKYWQDKLEPLFQQAAENVKKQAFPQNNNLEKQKSPSQETPETEEPEIINPSELPQNGY from the coding sequence ATGATAGGCAAGCTACTAGACCACCGTTACCAAGTCGTTAGAGTTCTAGCTACAGGAGGATTTGGTCAAACCTACATAGCCCAAGATACCCGCAGACCAGGCAACCCCATCTGCGTTGTTAAGCACCTACAACCCGCTAGTTCTGACCCCAGAGTTTTTGAAACTGCCAAGCGTCTGTTTAACAGCGAAGCCGAAACTTTAGAAAGGCTGGGTCATCATGACCAGATACCCCGATTACTGGCTTATTTTGACGAAAACCAAGAATTTTATTTAGTTCAAGAGTACATAGAAGGACACACCCTCACAGAAGAACTCATCTCTGGGAAGCGTTGGAGTGATAGCCAAGTTATTCAACTGTTGCAGGAAGTTTTGACTGTCTTAGAGTTTGTTCACCAGCAAGGGGTGATTCACCGCGATATTAAGCCAGATAATATCATTCGTCGCACTTCAGACAATAAATTAGTTTTAGTAGACTTTGGTGCAGTTAAGCAATTGCGGACACCAATGGTTATGGTTGGTGGACAACCCACTGCGACAGTCGCTATTGGTACTCCTGGCTATATGCCGACAGAACAAGGCCAAGGTAAACCCCGCCCCAATAGTGATATCTATTCTTTGGGGATTATTGCCATCCAAGCTTTGACGGGACTAACAGCCGCCGAACTACAAGAAGACCCAAATACAGGTGAAATTCTCTGGCAGCATTTAGTTAATGTCAATTATCGCCTGGCAGAAGTGTTAACTAAGATGGTGCGTTATCACTTCAAAGACCGTTATCAAACGGCAACAGAAGCACTGCAAGCTTGTCAAAATGTGATTAATCCTGTAGCTGTATCTGTGTCTTCTACAGCCCAAAAATCTATTAATACTTCTAAGTACGAACCTACTACATTACCATCTCGGTTATCTCGACAGCAAACTTTAGCCGTAGCACCAGCTAACCCCCCTTCAGTTCAACCATCTCGTCCAAATTCTGAAAAATCTGACCCCTGGCCATTATTAATTGGGGTGTTATTGGCGGGTGGTGCAGCTGCTTTGGTGGCCAATTTCTATCCCAATGTGAAAAACTTTGCTGGTAATTTCTTGGGTAATAATGCAGCTAGTGCGGATAAATGCCTGGCGGTGGTGGCTGGTAACTCTAATATCCGTTCTGAACCGAGTTCGATTAATTCTGATAATGTTTTAAAAACAATTGGCGAAAATAGCAAGTTTGAGGTGACTGGCACCCGGACAAAACGGGGTTGGGTGGAAATTAAACTGAACTCAAGTCGGTTAGCTTGGGCGCACTCAGATGTGATTATTAATAATCAGGAATGGATTTCTTGTTTGCGTGACAGAGGTATAGCTCTGAAAACAGTAGATGATAGTACATTAATCGCTGCTCGACCTGTTCCCCAAGCTAAACCACAATTTGATAACCCAATGGTGTCACCCTCAGCACCAGAAGATGCCCCAAGTCCCACGCCAACACCGTCTCAGGAAAAGAGTACCGAGATTGTGGCTAAAGCCAGACAAAAGTATGAATCAGGTGATTTAATAGGAGCGATCGCTACACTCAGATCAATTCCTCAAAATGCGTCTGCTGGTATTAAAGAAACGGCAGCCATGATTAACCAGTGGCAAGAAGATTGGGCGAAAGCAGACGCACTCTTTAACGACATCAATCAGGCCATAGATAATGGTCAATGGGATAAAGTTTTAGACTACAAAAACCATCCCGAAAAGTTACCCAATATTAAATACTGGCAAGATAAATTAGAACCGTTGTTTCAGCAAGCAGCCGAAAATGTCAAAAAACAGGCATTTCCTCAAAACAACAATCTAGAAAAGCAAAAAAGTCCCTCACAAGAAACACCTGAAACTGAGGAACCAGAGATTATTAACCCTTCAGAATTGCCTCAAAATGGTTATTAA